From the Cohaesibacter sp. ES.047 genome, the window AAGCCTATAAAGTTCGGACCTGACGATGGCACGCATGCATTCGTCAGACGAGTGTTATCAAGCGGAAACCTGCATGACCCAAGTTATTTACGTTCTTAATGGTCCCAACCTCAATCTGTTAGGTCAGCGAGAACCCGGCATTTACGGCGCGACCTCCCTTGAGGGCATCGAGGCCATGTGCCTCTCGAAGGCTTCAGAATTGGGTGTTTCCATCGAATTTCTGCAGTCGAACCATGAAGGCGAGCTTGTGGATTGGGTGCAGGAAGCCGGCAGGCGCGCCGCTGGTATCATCTTCAATCCCGCAGCCTACTCTCATACATCGGTCGCATTGCAGGATGCCGTCCGTGCTGTGGCGCTGCCGGTTGTAGAGGTTCACCTGTCCAACATTCATAAAAGAGAGAGCTTTCGCCATCACTCCTTCATCTCTCCGGTGGCTATCGGGGTAATCTGTGGCCTGGGTGCATTTGGCTACGTTGCAGCCCTTGAAGCGCTTTCTAACCATCTCAATGAGGCCGCGAAGGCCTGACCAGAATCATCAACACATTCTAACCGCGCAGAGCATGCCTCGCGCCAAACAATGGAATGCGGAAACATGTCAAAAGAAAAAAACTATCTCGATCCAGATTACATCCGCCAGCTCGCTGAACTCGTCAAGGACAGCGATTTGACGGAAATCGAAATCGAACAGGACGATCTGCGCATCCGGGTTGCCCGTGACATCATCGTGCAGCAGGCAGCAGCCAGCGCACCCATGGCAGCTCCGATTGCCGCAGCGCCAGCAGCACCGGCCGCTTCGGCTGCTCCGGCCGCAGCAGCACCAGCCGCAGAGACGAGCCTTGCCAACGCAGAACGCTGCCCGATGGTTGGCACCGCCTATCTTTCGCCAGAGCCGGGCTCGGCTCCCTTCATCGCGGTTGGTGACCAGATCAAGGAAGGCCAGACCCTGATGATTGTGGAAGCCATGAAGACCATGAACCACATTCCCTCGACCAAGTCTGGCAAAGTCACCGCTATCCTGGTGGAAAATGGCCAGCCAGTAGAATTTGACGAACCCCTCGTCATCATCGAATAGGCAGCCACATTAGGTAAGGTAAACTCATGTTTTCTAAGGTTCTTATCGCAAACCGAGGCGAAATCGCGCTCCGGGTTTTGCGCGCCTGCAAGGAACTTGGCATCGAGACCGTGACCGTTCATTCCACCGCGGATGCGGACGCCATGCATGTCAAACTCGCAGACGAAAGCGTCTGCATCGGGCCACCCTCTGCGCGCGACAGCTATCTCAACATCCCGCAGATTCTGGCCGCGTGTGAAATCACGGGTGCCGATGCGGTCCATCCCGGTTACGGCTTCCTGTCAGAGAATGCGCGCTTTGCGCAAATCCTTGAGGAACACAAGGTGGGGTTCATCGGCCCGAGCGCCGAGCATATCCGCATCATGGGCGACAAGATCGCCGCCAAACAGACCGCCAAACGCCTCGGCATTCCGGTTGTTCCGGGTTCTGAAGGCGGCGTCGGTTCCGTTGAAGAAGCCAAGCGCATCGCTTCCGAAATGGGCTATCCCATTTTGATCAAGGCCGCATCCGGTGGTGGCGGCAAGGGCATGCAGGTCGTCCACAAGGAAGAAGACATTGGCGTTGCCTTCAGCACCGCGCGCAGTGAAGCCGAATCCAACTTCGGTGACGCCACGGTCTATATCGAGAAGTATCTCTCGACCCCGCGCCATATCGAAGTGCAGGTCATGGGCGACGGCAAGGGCCACGCCATTCACCTTGGCGAGCGCGACTGCTCTTTGCAGCGTCGTCACCAGAAGGTCTGGGAAGAAGCACAATCCCCTGCCCTCAATGAGGAACAGCAGAAGAAAATCGGTGACATCTGCGCCAAGGCGATGCAGGGCCTGCAATATTCTGGCGCCGGCACAATCGAGTTTCTTTATGAAAACGGCGAATTCTATTTCATCGAAATGAACACCCGCCTGCAGGTAGAGCATCCCATTACCGAGATGATCACCGGCATTGATCTGGTCAACGAGCAGCTCAAGGTTGCTTGTGGTGCTGGCCTCGATATCAAGCAGGAAGACATCACCTTCAACGGTCATGCCATCGAGTGCCGCATTAACGCCGAAAACCCGGAAACTTTCGCACCATCTCCGGGCCGTATCACCTATTACCACCCACCGGGCGGACTTGGCGTGCGCGTTGATTCGGGTGTCTATCAGGGCTACACCATCCCGCCCTACTATGACAGCCTCATCGGCAAGCTCATCGTGACAGGCCGCAACCGCGTCGAATGCATGATGCGCCTTCGGCGTGCTCTTGACGAATTCATCGTTGACGGCATTCACACCACGCTGCCCTTGTTCCGCTCGCTGGTCGACAATCCTGACATCGCGAACGGTGCCTATGACATTCATTGGCTGGAAAAGCATCTGGGCATGAAATAACCTGCCGGATAGGACAAAAGCTGTTGCCGTGATAGTAAGACCGCACTTCTGGTGCGGTCTTTTTCCATTCCATCGAGCAAAAGCTGATTGCATGTCGGCAAAACCGGTTTATTCTCATGACGGTTTCAATGGCATTCAATACGACCTTGGCAAGCGGACAGGCAGGAGCATAGGATGTGCTGCTGCATGCTCTCTCGACAATCGATCTGACTGAAAAATAGACCAGAATGCGCTCATGACAGACGAGTCCCAGACGTTCGAGATTACACCTCAAATTCTGCTTAGAGCCTATGCCTGTGGCATCTTTCCCATGGCAGAGGATGCAAACGACGCGACAGTCTTGTGGATCGAGCCCGACTTTCGTGGCGTTATTCCGCTCGACAGCTTTCATGCCCCCCGTCGCCTGTTGCGCACCATGCGCAACTCCCCTTTCGACATTCGGGTCGACAGCGCTTTCGGTGCCGTCATGGATGCCTGCGCCGAAGCGGCACCGGACCGCCCCTCGACATGGATCAACGATCAGATCCACGATCTCTATCGCAGCCTGTTCGATATGGGCCATTGCCATTCGGTTGAAATCTGGGATGAGGATCGTCTGGTGGGTGGATTGTATGGGGTGTCGCTGGGAACCGCCTTCTTTGGCGAGAGCATGTTCTCGCGGGAGCGCGACACGTCAAAAATGGCTCTGGTCCATCTCGTAGATCGTCTCAAGGTCGGGGGTTACACCCTGCTCGACGCCCAATTCATCACGGACCATCTCAAGCAGTTTGGTGCGCTGGAAGTGCCCAAAGCCGAATATCACGAACTGCTCGAACATGCCCTGAAAGACGTCGGCGACTTCCATGCCTTTGATCAACAGCCTAACGACAAGGCTGCGACGAACAACAACAAAGACGCCTCATCGGACAACAAAAGCGCCTGAGCGTACACAGATATGAGAGATGACGCATCCCGAGATGGCAGGTGCGGACTGAAGCAAAAGGCAACTATTGTTGTGGCTTGGGAACTTCCGAATTTTCCCGGCAGCCCTCGAGCCAGACATCAT encodes:
- the accC gene encoding acetyl-CoA carboxylase biotin carboxylase subunit, with product MFSKVLIANRGEIALRVLRACKELGIETVTVHSTADADAMHVKLADESVCIGPPSARDSYLNIPQILAACEITGADAVHPGYGFLSENARFAQILEEHKVGFIGPSAEHIRIMGDKIAAKQTAKRLGIPVVPGSEGGVGSVEEAKRIASEMGYPILIKAASGGGGKGMQVVHKEEDIGVAFSTARSEAESNFGDATVYIEKYLSTPRHIEVQVMGDGKGHAIHLGERDCSLQRRHQKVWEEAQSPALNEEQQKKIGDICAKAMQGLQYSGAGTIEFLYENGEFYFIEMNTRLQVEHPITEMITGIDLVNEQLKVACGAGLDIKQEDITFNGHAIECRINAENPETFAPSPGRITYYHPPGGLGVRVDSGVYQGYTIPPYYDSLIGKLIVTGRNRVECMMRLRRALDEFIVDGIHTTLPLFRSLVDNPDIANGAYDIHWLEKHLGMK
- the accB gene encoding acetyl-CoA carboxylase biotin carboxyl carrier protein, producing the protein MSKEKNYLDPDYIRQLAELVKDSDLTEIEIEQDDLRIRVARDIIVQQAAASAPMAAPIAAAPAAPAASAAPAAAAPAAETSLANAERCPMVGTAYLSPEPGSAPFIAVGDQIKEGQTLMIVEAMKTMNHIPSTKSGKVTAILVENGQPVEFDEPLVIIE
- the aat gene encoding leucyl/phenylalanyl-tRNA--protein transferase encodes the protein MTDESQTFEITPQILLRAYACGIFPMAEDANDATVLWIEPDFRGVIPLDSFHAPRRLLRTMRNSPFDIRVDSAFGAVMDACAEAAPDRPSTWINDQIHDLYRSLFDMGHCHSVEIWDEDRLVGGLYGVSLGTAFFGESMFSRERDTSKMALVHLVDRLKVGGYTLLDAQFITDHLKQFGALEVPKAEYHELLEHALKDVGDFHAFDQQPNDKAATNNNKDASSDNKSA
- the aroQ gene encoding type II 3-dehydroquinate dehydratase; the encoded protein is MTQVIYVLNGPNLNLLGQREPGIYGATSLEGIEAMCLSKASELGVSIEFLQSNHEGELVDWVQEAGRRAAGIIFNPAAYSHTSVALQDAVRAVALPVVEVHLSNIHKRESFRHHSFISPVAIGVICGLGAFGYVAALEALSNHLNEAAKA